From the Acidobacteriota bacterium genome, one window contains:
- a CDS encoding biopolymer transporter ExbD has product MQGAKPGKLESQINVTPLVDVVLVLLIIFMVVAPQIQARPDLQVPQTEQPAEKPDDGRQILVAIERTGVIWVDDRALSAVEFSDAMQEIALDRGDWKVVIKGDARLRFGEVQQAMLAVEAAGFANVGLITAQLDDSVGGG; this is encoded by the coding sequence ATGCAGGGAGCTAAGCCGGGAAAACTCGAATCCCAGATCAACGTCACACCGCTGGTGGACGTGGTTCTGGTGCTCCTGATCATCTTCATGGTGGTGGCGCCCCAGATTCAGGCCCGCCCGGATCTACAGGTGCCGCAAACCGAGCAACCGGCGGAAAAGCCCGATGACGGCCGACAGATTCTGGTCGCCATCGAGCGCACCGGTGTCATCTGGGTCGACGACCGCGCCCTCTCGGCGGTCGAGTTCAGCGACGCGATGCAGGAAATCGCCCTGGATCGCGGCGATTGGAAGGTCGTGATCAAAGGCGATGCACGTCTTCGGTTCGGCGAGGTCCAGCAGGCGATGCTGGCCGTCGAGGCTGCGGGGTTTGCAAACGTCGGATTGATCACCGCGCAGCTCGACGATTCGGTCGGCGGAGGATGA
- a CDS encoding biopolymer transporter ExbD, translating to MKMIGGGSDLNSEINVTPLVDVVLVLLIIFMVVIPLTMKGYDLDIPEESVAVTRTEPEKPLEQYVMTIDLNGCPVTAPPETRGLPAVCTVRLNDESIPVGKLQSRVREIFDPRPAADRVLFLSAHERMNYEAVMRIVDLAKGGSAGLRIGLVAEPTG from the coding sequence ATGAAGATGATCGGAGGCGGAAGCGATCTGAATTCCGAGATCAACGTGACCCCACTGGTCGACGTGGTGCTCGTCCTGCTGATCATCTTCATGGTCGTCATCCCCCTCACGATGAAAGGGTACGACCTGGATATTCCCGAGGAGAGTGTCGCCGTCACCCGGACAGAGCCCGAAAAGCCGCTCGAACAGTACGTGATGACCATCGACCTTAACGGATGTCCCGTGACGGCACCCCCGGAGACTCGCGGACTCCCCGCCGTCTGCACCGTCCGACTCAACGACGAGAGCATTCCGGTGGGGAAGCTCCAGAGCCGTGTCCGCGAGATCTTCGATCCGAGGCCGGCGGCGGACCGAGTCCTGTTCCTCTCGGCTCACGAGAGGATGAACTACGAGGCCGTGATGCGGATCGTTGACCTCGCCAAGGGTGGGTCGGCAGGTCTGAGAATCGGGCTCGTGGCGGAGCCTACCGGCTAG
- a CDS encoding glutamine synthetase III produces MANRDIQQRAVTEATHWRKSRGQNGEARAETPPVDQIFGQDVFSLQRMKQRLPKDTYRRLMRTITQGEPLDPHVADVVAAAMKDWAIEHGATHYTHWFQPLTGLTAEKHDSFVAPDGEGGMVYALSGSELVQGEPDASSFPSGGLRATFEARGYTAWDATSPAFLLRGDNNVTLCIPTAFVSWTGAALDLKTPLLRSMLALEKQAMRVLNVFGTDAGVTRINTTVGVEQEYFLIDRNLFFARPDLVSCDRTLFGAQPPKGQQLDDHYFGSIPPRVLAFMSEMERELYRIGIPVKTRHNEVAPGQYEIAPTFETSNIACDHQMLMMETIKRVAPRFGLQAILHEKPFAELNGSGKHNNWSISTDTGVNLLDPQDETHTNMQFMFFLCAVIRAIDVHADLLRASIASQSNDHRLGANEAPPAIISTFLGDMLTDLVEQLEKGTPNRTIKGGELDLGATTLPQIPRHSGDRNRTSPFAFTGNKFEFRAVGSSAASAWPNTVMNTIVAESIDLLIGRLEEETKKTDIETAVRTVLRETLKNHKRVIFNGDGYSDEWHAEAERRGLPNLLDSVEALPVLGSQKAIDLFSKYSVLQENEVESRVNASLGKYCKQFLIESETMVLMGRQLIIPAATKHQRELAQAVQATQAAGVECPAQKRDLQELIDLLTRFDKQLTELAETEQYETDDLEAHAKALKEHVGPAMDRLRVIGDELELRIGAEHWPLPSYRELLFIK; encoded by the coding sequence ATGGCCAACAGGGATATCCAGCAGCGCGCGGTCACTGAAGCAACTCACTGGCGGAAGTCCCGCGGGCAAAACGGTGAGGCCCGTGCCGAGACGCCACCGGTCGACCAGATTTTCGGTCAGGATGTCTTCAGCCTCCAGCGAATGAAACAGCGCCTGCCAAAAGATACCTATCGTCGGCTGATGCGCACGATCACTCAGGGCGAACCCCTGGATCCCCACGTCGCCGACGTGGTCGCCGCAGCCATGAAGGACTGGGCCATCGAACACGGTGCCACCCACTACACCCATTGGTTCCAGCCTCTCACCGGACTGACGGCGGAGAAACACGACTCGTTCGTCGCTCCCGACGGCGAGGGCGGCATGGTCTACGCTTTGTCAGGCTCCGAACTGGTCCAGGGCGAGCCCGATGCCTCCAGTTTTCCGTCCGGCGGACTGCGGGCCACCTTCGAAGCCCGCGGGTACACCGCGTGGGACGCCACCAGCCCGGCGTTCCTTCTCAGGGGAGACAACAACGTCACCCTCTGTATCCCAACGGCCTTCGTCTCATGGACCGGCGCCGCGCTGGATCTCAAGACGCCGCTCCTGCGATCGATGCTGGCCCTTGAGAAACAGGCGATGCGTGTCCTCAACGTTTTTGGCACGGATGCCGGGGTTACTCGGATCAATACGACCGTCGGGGTCGAGCAGGAGTACTTCCTGATCGACCGAAACTTGTTCTTTGCCCGACCGGACCTCGTCAGCTGTGATCGGACGCTCTTCGGGGCTCAGCCCCCCAAGGGGCAACAGCTGGACGACCACTACTTCGGGTCGATCCCTCCGCGAGTGCTGGCATTCATGTCGGAGATGGAGCGCGAACTCTATCGGATCGGCATTCCGGTCAAGACTCGTCACAACGAGGTTGCGCCCGGCCAGTACGAGATCGCTCCCACTTTCGAGACCTCCAACATCGCCTGCGATCATCAGATGCTGATGATGGAGACGATCAAGAGGGTCGCTCCTCGCTTCGGGTTGCAGGCGATTCTGCACGAAAAACCGTTCGCAGAGCTAAACGGCTCGGGCAAACACAACAACTGGTCAATCAGCACCGACACCGGCGTCAACCTCCTGGACCCGCAGGACGAAACCCACACGAACATGCAGTTCATGTTCTTCCTCTGTGCCGTGATCCGCGCCATCGACGTCCACGCCGATCTTCTTCGAGCATCCATCGCCTCCCAGAGCAACGACCATCGGCTCGGTGCCAACGAGGCGCCGCCGGCGATCATCTCGACCTTCCTCGGGGACATGCTGACCGACCTCGTGGAACAGCTCGAAAAGGGCACACCCAATCGCACAATCAAGGGGGGCGAGCTTGATCTCGGGGCCACCACGCTCCCGCAGATTCCCCGTCACTCCGGTGACCGCAATCGAACATCGCCGTTTGCGTTCACCGGCAACAAGTTCGAGTTCCGCGCTGTTGGTTCCTCCGCCGCGTCGGCGTGGCCCAACACGGTGATGAACACCATCGTCGCGGAGTCGATCGACTTGCTCATCGGCCGGTTGGAAGAAGAGACCAAGAAAACGGACATCGAGACCGCAGTTCGGACGGTTCTTCGCGAGACACTCAAGAACCACAAACGGGTGATCTTCAACGGGGACGGCTATTCGGACGAATGGCACGCCGAGGCGGAGCGTCGCGGACTGCCCAATCTTCTCGACTCCGTCGAGGCCCTACCGGTTCTCGGTAGCCAGAAGGCGATCGACCTGTTCTCGAAGTACAGCGTCCTTCAAGAGAATGAGGTCGAGAGCCGAGTCAACGCATCGCTCGGAAAGTACTGCAAGCAGTTCCTGATCGAGAGCGAGACGATGGTGCTGATGGGACGCCAACTGATTATCCCGGCGGCCACCAAACATCAGCGGGAATTGGCCCAGGCGGTTCAGGCGACTCAGGCCGCCGGAGTCGAGTGTCCTGCGCAGAAACGGGATCTGCAGGAGTTGATCGATCTCCTGACCCGTTTCGACAAGCAACTCACGGAACTTGCGGAGACGGAACAGTACGAGACCGACGACCTCGAGGCCCATGCGAAAGCGCTTAAGGAACATGTCGGGCCGGCCATGGACCGACTGCGAGTGATCGGCGACGAGCTCGAACTACGGATCGGTGCCGAGCACTGGCCGTTGCCGTCCTACCGCGAGCTGCTGTTCATCAAATAG
- a CDS encoding DUF1622 domain-containing protein: MHEAMGDPGGLVTALSSTLEWIASAIDLIGIAIVLWGFVRALIGFVITEARRLRYRAGIGGLRTLRIDLGTYILLGIEFMIASDIIHTVVKRELQDLIFVSALVAIRTAISFFLGREVAEIEHEQAASA; the protein is encoded by the coding sequence ATGCACGAGGCGATGGGAGACCCAGGTGGACTGGTCACGGCGCTATCGTCCACGCTTGAGTGGATCGCAAGTGCCATCGACCTCATCGGCATCGCGATCGTACTGTGGGGGTTCGTCCGGGCGCTCATCGGGTTCGTGATCACCGAGGCTCGCCGACTCCGTTATCGCGCGGGAATCGGTGGCCTTCGCACACTGCGGATTGATCTCGGAACCTACATCCTCCTGGGCATCGAATTCATGATCGCCTCGGACATCATCCACACGGTGGTCAAACGCGAATTGCAGGATCTGATCTTTGTCTCGGCGCTGGTCGCGATCCGAACTGCGATCAGCTTCTTTCTTGGGCGCGAAGTGGCCGAGATCGAGCACGAACAGGCGGCCTCCGCATAG